Proteins from a single region of Hermetia illucens chromosome 3, iHerIll2.2.curated.20191125, whole genome shotgun sequence:
- the LOC119651582 gene encoding larval cuticle protein A2B-like codes for MAFKLVTILALVTVASAQLYQAAAPLRRVAVSQPLLAKVEDQPDPNPQYNFAYDVQDSLSGDSKSQFESRDGDLIKGQYSLIDADGYRRVVDYTADPVNGFNAVVSREPLAGADAAKAVAAPSIVKASPFAYAATPGLLKAPLAQVAAPSAFIRAAPLAAAAPGYLAYAHH; via the exons ATGGCTTTTAAA CTTGTAACAATTCTAGCTCTAGTAACAGTCGCTTCCGCACAGCTTTATCAGGCAGCGGCACCACTTAGACGTGTTGCAGTCTCGCAACCACTGTTGGCGAAAGTTGAAGACCAACCCGATCCCAACCCACAATATAACTTTGCCTATGACGTCCAAGACAGTTTGTCCGGTGATTCAAAAAGCCAATTTGAATCTCGTGATGGGGACCTTATCAAAGGTCAGTACTCGTTGATTGACGCTGATGGCTACAGGAGAGTTGTCGACTATACTGCTGACCCAGTTAACGGTTTCAACGCAGTGGTCAGTCGTGAACCTTTAGCCGGTGCGGACGCTGCGAAAGCTGTTGCTGCACCGTCGATTGTTAAGGCGTCTCCCTTCGCCTACGCTGCCACACCTGGCCTGTTAAAGGCTCCATTGGCTCAAGTCGCGGCACCATCTGCATTTATCAGAGCGGCACCATTGGCGGCTGCTGCTCCGGGTTACCTGGCCTATGCTCATCACTGA